The following proteins are co-located in the Podarcis raffonei isolate rPodRaf1 chromosome 5, rPodRaf1.pri, whole genome shotgun sequence genome:
- the LRRIQ4 gene encoding leucine-rich repeat and IQ domain-containing protein 4, whose product MIATSKSFVTAEIVSQLSEKWATIPEEDDAEETQEEVNVVVGADVGVEEVIEERLADEEPKEEVVVPVQITDRISFLDLANKKLETIPWQVFELEDLEELHLERNIINSIPESINRLRNVKVLYLNKNNIQDLCEELGELKSLQSLDLSSNPLPLSSLNIISKLRALCQLRLYDVNLDEFPVEICKHLHHLELLGLSSNNLNCLPKEIVNLTKLKEIYLKKNKFENFPPELFQLSNLEIVDLEENSLSLIPEEISSLQKLSQFFVAVNSLASLPDTMSKCPNLSVLDLSSNLLRKLPRSFKELTEMKEFSMSRNSLATFPRQIRRWRSLIVVYLKNCALEALHPSFAKLTSLIILDLSENLLEVFPIEICSLENLEVLLLDDNLLCELSPAVLRLCKLKCLSLTGNKFTSFPEEIFAIGSLEKLYMGQDQGTKLTVIPEGISKLENLKELYLENNDLEYLPSSIGSLHKLEVLDLHNNYLIELPDHICELQELQKLFLHSNQLFQVPENLDKLEKLQVLTLEGNPLMFPAVEIFSQGLQVTMQYLRDERYEKALTITVQAWWRGLMVRRGIGAFGEILKMIRRGKKEKKEKKKEKDKKGKDKGKGKDKGKEKDKGKGKKK is encoded by the exons ATGATTGCTACCTCCAAGAGTTTTGTTACCGCTGAAATAGTGTCCCAACTCTCTGAAAAATGGGCCACCATTCCGGAAGAGGATGACGCGGAAGAGACACAAGAAGAGGTTAATGTTGTTGTTGGTGCTGATGTTGGCGTTGAAGAGGTAATAGAGGAAAGGTTGGCAGATGAAGAACCCAAAGAGGAGGTGGTTGTGCCAGTGCAGATCACAGACCGCATCTCTTTTCTTGATTTGGCCAACAAAAAACTGGAAACCATCCCATGGCAGGTTTTTGAACTGGAAGACTTGGAGGAATTGCATCTGGAGAGAAATATAATCAATAGTATCCCAGAAAGTATAAATCGGCTTAGAAATGTGAAAGTCCTTTATTTGAATAAGAACAACATACAAGACCTATGTGAGGAACTTGGAGAACTGAAAAGTCTTCAGAGCTTGGATTTAAGCAGTAATCCACTCCCTCTGAGTTCACTGAATATCATTAGTAAATTAAGGGCACTTTGCCAGCTTAGATTATATGATGTCAACCTGGATGAATTTCCAGTGGAAATCTGCAAACACCTCCATCATCTAGAATTGCTGGGACTCTCTAGTAACAATCTGAATTGCCTTCCCAAGGAAATTGTCAATTTGACCAAACTGAAAGAGATTTATCTAAAGAAGAACAAATTTGAAAATTTCCCACCAGAACTTTTTCAACTCTCTAATTTAGAAATAGTAGATCTAGAAGAAAATAGTCTGAGTCTCATTCCAGAAGAGATTTCCTCCCTGCAAAAATTATCCCAGTTCTTTGTTGCAGTTAACAGCCTAGCATCTTTACCCGATACAATGAGTAAATGCCCGAACCTATCTGTGCTTGATTTGTCCAGTAACCTCCTGCGCAAACTTCCACGATCTTTTAAGGAACTGACAGAGATGAAGGAATTTTCAATGTCTCGGAATAGCCTGGCAACTTTCCCACGCCAGATTCGCCGCTGGAGGTCGCTCATTGTGGTTTACTTGAAAAATTGTGCCCTGGAAGCACTGCATCCTTCTTTCGCCAAGCTAACCAGCTTAATAATACTAGATCTAAGTGAAAATCTCCTAGAGGTGTTTCCAATAGAGATTTGTTCGTTGGAAAATCTGGAAGTGTTGTTACTTGATGACAACTTACTATGTGAG CTATCTCCAGCAGTGCTCAGGCTGTGTAAGCTGAAATGCCTCAGTCTGACCGGCAACAAGTTCACCTCGTTCCCGGAAGAAATATTTGCAATTGGATCGCTGGAGAAACTGTACATGGGGCAAGACCAGGGAACCAAGCTTACAGTAATACCAGAAGGCATCAGTAAGTTAGAG AACCTGAAAGAATTGTACCTTGAGAACAACGATTTGGAGTATCTTCCCTCAAGCATAGGCTCGCTGCATAAGTTGGAAGTACTTGACCTTCACAACAACTATCTCATAGAGCTACCTGATCACATATGCGAACTACAAG AGTTGCAAAAGCTATTTCTTCATTCCAATCAGTTATTTCAAGTCCCGGAGAATCTGGATAAGCTAGAGAAACTGCAGGTTCTGACACTTGAAGGAAACCCTCTGATGTTCCCAGCGGTGGAAATCTTTAGCCAAGGGTTGCAAGTCACCATGCAGTACTTGCGAGATGAAAGATACGAAAAGGCCTTGACCATAACG GTCCAGGCTTGGTGGCGTGGCTTGATGGTGCGCAGAGGGATTGGAGCCTTTGGCGAGATCCTGAAAATGATCAGGAGAggcaagaaagagaagaaagagaagaagaaggagaaagacaaaaagggaaaagacaaaggaaaaggaaaagacaaGGGCAAGGAAAAGGACAAAGGCAAGGGCAAGAAGAAATAA
- the LRRC31 gene encoding leucine-rich repeat-containing protein 31 isoform X5 — MNDSCLETQMVEQIFPAPDSMLCPQRVQNFLGKLGKQASSKVLDLNNCALSTTDIMELVAIIYLLPGLEEIDLSWNDLIGGTLKSLTLPFKCLQELKVLRLKNCRLTAMDLSFLGEALEVIPHLETLDLSWNTNIGGKLLLLIQKIPKDNKLKTLKVMDCSLTSEDGESLAQHLYKIHSLEVLDLSINKKIGYSLESVAQELQHVSGLKVLNLNRCGLKLDGFKCLASALQHLLELRELDLSCNKEIGGGFKYLAAHLAELRNLEVLNLHQCCITEEDMTVLTHVIPLLSSLQDLDLSLNKSIGKSSDHLLSRLRFLPKLKSVFLSNCSLKHDSFASLADAALHLPELEILDLSWNKCVGGNLKLILKALNLGAEIKVLRLSSCSLVDEDLGGLGLVIQAGHLAQLQELDLSYNNQISDQGWTMFYQDIVGLEQLSELDVSRRPSSRGNCGQWLGKLLAALLKLPQFTELGLQGWVLSEVQQKQLEHFNRDNERNVRFDVWYGA, encoded by the exons ATGAATGATTCCTGCTTAGAAACTCAAATGGTGGAGCAGATTTTCCCTGCACCAG ACTCAATGCTGTGTCCGCAAAgagtccagaatttcctggggaAATTGGGCAAACAGGCCTCTAGCAAGGTTTTGGACTTAAATAATTGTGCATTAAGTACAACAGATATAATGGAGCTGG TTGCCATAATATATTTGCTGCCAGGCCTGGAAGAGATTGATCTTTCCTGGAATGATTTAATAGGAGGGACATTAAAGTCTCTTACCCTTCCGTTCAAATGTCTGCAAGAGCTGAAAGTCCTCCGACTGAAGAACTGCAGACTCACAGCCATGGATCTTTCGTTTTTAG GGGAAGCGCTTGAAGTAATTCCTCACCTTGAAACACTAGATTTATCATGGAATACCAACATTGGTGGGAAGCTTTTACTTCTAATCCAAAAAATCCCCAAAGACAATAAACTCAAAACACTAAAAGTGATGGATTGCAGTCTAACTTCTGAAGATGGTGAATCACTAG CTCAGCATCTCTACAAAATCCACAGCCTTGAAGTACTGGATCTGTCAATTAACAAAAAGATAGGATATAGCCTGGAGAGTGTTGCCCAGGAATTACAGCATGTCTCAGGACTGAAAGTACTTAATCTGAACAGGTGTGGGTTAAAACTAGATGGATTCAAGTGTTTAG CTAGTGCCTTGCAGCACCTGCTGGAACTAAGAGAATTAGATCTGTCATGTAATAAAGAGATTGGAGGAGGTTTCAAGTACTTAGCAGCTCATTTGGCCGAGCTAAGGAACCTAGAAGTCCTGAATCTTCATCAGTGTTGTATTACAGAAGAGGACATGACTGTTTTAA CCCATGTAATCCCCCTTTTGTCGAGTCTTCAGGACCTGGATTTATCATTAAATAAAAGTATTGGGAAGTCTTCCGACCACCTTCTTAGCAGACTCCGTTTTTTACCAAAACTGAAATCGGTGTTTCTCAGCAATTGTTCTTTAAAGCATGATTCATTTGCATCTTTAG CTGATGCTGCCCTTCACCTTCCTGAACTGGAGATATTAGACCTTTCTTGGAATAAATGCGTTGGCGGGAACCTAAAGCTGATTTTGAAAGCGCTAAACCTTGGAGCTGAGATCAAAGTGTTAAGACTAAGCAGCTGCAGCTTGGTGGATGAGGACCTGGGTGGCCTTG GCCTGGTCATCCAAGCTGGGCATCTGGCTCAACTACAAGAACTGGACCTTAGTTATAACAACCAGATCTCTGACCAAGGATGGACAATGTTCTATCAAGACATAGTTGGCCTTGAGCAGCTTTCTGAACTGGATGTCAGCCGTCGCCCGTCGTCACGTGGCAACTGTGGCCAATGGTTGGGCAAACTTTTGGCAGCACTGCTGAAGCTGCCCCAGTTCACGGAGCTCGGGCTGCAAGGCTGGGTTCTTTCCGAAGTTCAGCAAAAGCAACTGGAACATTTTAATCGGGACAATGAACGAAATGTTCGCTTTGATGTTTGGTATGGAGCATGA
- the LRRC31 gene encoding leucine-rich repeat-containing protein 31 isoform X3, translating into MEAEGAKWTSTEKAADGFFQRSPFNFFRSQIQKKKPSAEKGGCEQYQGSDHEESKEESGKESRGHKMNDSCLETQMVEQIFPAPDSMLCPQRVQNFLGKLGKQASSKVLDLNNCALSTTDIMELVAIIYLLPGLEEIDLSWNDLIGGTLKSLTLPFKCLQELKVLRLKNCRLTAMDLSFLGEALEVIPHLETLDLSWNTNIGGKLLLLIQKIPKDNKLKTLKVMDCSLTSEDGESLAQHLYKIHSLEVLDLSINKKIGYSLESVAQELQHVSGLKVLNLNRCGLKLDGFKCLASALQHLLELRELDLSCNKEIGGGFKYLAAHLAELRNLEVLNLHQCCITEEDMTVLTHVIPLLSSLQDLDLSLNKSIGKSSDHLLSRLRFLPKLKSVFLSNCSLKHDSFASLADAALHLPELEILDLSWNKCVGGNLKLILKALNLGAEIKVLRLSSCSLVDEDLGGLGLVIQAGHLAQLQELDLSYNNQISDQGWTMFYQDIVGLEQLSELDVSRRPSSRGNCGQWLGKLLAALLKLPQFTELGLQGWVLSEVQQKQLEHFNRDNERNVRFDVWYGA; encoded by the exons atggaagctgAAG GCGCAAAGTGGACAAGCACAGAAAAGGCTGCAGATGGCTTTTTTCAGAGATCCCCATTCAACTTCTTTAGAAGTCAGATCCAGAAGAAAAAACCCTCTGCAGAGAAAGGGGGATGTGAACAGTACCAGGGCTCAGACCATGAAGAATCCAAAGAGGAAAGTGGAAAAGAAAGCAGAGGACACAAAATGAATGATTCCTGCTTAGAAACTCAAATGGTGGAGCAGATTTTCCCTGCACCAG ACTCAATGCTGTGTCCGCAAAgagtccagaatttcctggggaAATTGGGCAAACAGGCCTCTAGCAAGGTTTTGGACTTAAATAATTGTGCATTAAGTACAACAGATATAATGGAGCTGG TTGCCATAATATATTTGCTGCCAGGCCTGGAAGAGATTGATCTTTCCTGGAATGATTTAATAGGAGGGACATTAAAGTCTCTTACCCTTCCGTTCAAATGTCTGCAAGAGCTGAAAGTCCTCCGACTGAAGAACTGCAGACTCACAGCCATGGATCTTTCGTTTTTAG GGGAAGCGCTTGAAGTAATTCCTCACCTTGAAACACTAGATTTATCATGGAATACCAACATTGGTGGGAAGCTTTTACTTCTAATCCAAAAAATCCCCAAAGACAATAAACTCAAAACACTAAAAGTGATGGATTGCAGTCTAACTTCTGAAGATGGTGAATCACTAG CTCAGCATCTCTACAAAATCCACAGCCTTGAAGTACTGGATCTGTCAATTAACAAAAAGATAGGATATAGCCTGGAGAGTGTTGCCCAGGAATTACAGCATGTCTCAGGACTGAAAGTACTTAATCTGAACAGGTGTGGGTTAAAACTAGATGGATTCAAGTGTTTAG CTAGTGCCTTGCAGCACCTGCTGGAACTAAGAGAATTAGATCTGTCATGTAATAAAGAGATTGGAGGAGGTTTCAAGTACTTAGCAGCTCATTTGGCCGAGCTAAGGAACCTAGAAGTCCTGAATCTTCATCAGTGTTGTATTACAGAAGAGGACATGACTGTTTTAA CCCATGTAATCCCCCTTTTGTCGAGTCTTCAGGACCTGGATTTATCATTAAATAAAAGTATTGGGAAGTCTTCCGACCACCTTCTTAGCAGACTCCGTTTTTTACCAAAACTGAAATCGGTGTTTCTCAGCAATTGTTCTTTAAAGCATGATTCATTTGCATCTTTAG CTGATGCTGCCCTTCACCTTCCTGAACTGGAGATATTAGACCTTTCTTGGAATAAATGCGTTGGCGGGAACCTAAAGCTGATTTTGAAAGCGCTAAACCTTGGAGCTGAGATCAAAGTGTTAAGACTAAGCAGCTGCAGCTTGGTGGATGAGGACCTGGGTGGCCTTG GCCTGGTCATCCAAGCTGGGCATCTGGCTCAACTACAAGAACTGGACCTTAGTTATAACAACCAGATCTCTGACCAAGGATGGACAATGTTCTATCAAGACATAGTTGGCCTTGAGCAGCTTTCTGAACTGGATGTCAGCCGTCGCCCGTCGTCACGTGGCAACTGTGGCCAATGGTTGGGCAAACTTTTGGCAGCACTGCTGAAGCTGCCCCAGTTCACGGAGCTCGGGCTGCAAGGCTGGGTTCTTTCCGAAGTTCAGCAAAAGCAACTGGAACATTTTAATCGGGACAATGAACGAAATGTTCGCTTTGATGTTTGGTATGGAGCATGA
- the LRRC31 gene encoding leucine-rich repeat-containing protein 31 isoform X1: protein MVYLPNITRLSTSVLCTHSFIDPSPLGWSALKSLQHFGVFLDFLALHLMGVQCKSAKWTSTEKAADGFFQRSPFNFFRSQIQKKKPSAEKGGCEQYQGSDHEESKEESGKESRGHKMNDSCLETQMVEQIFPAPDSMLCPQRVQNFLGKLGKQASSKVLDLNNCALSTTDIMELVAIIYLLPGLEEIDLSWNDLIGGTLKSLTLPFKCLQELKVLRLKNCRLTAMDLSFLGEALEVIPHLETLDLSWNTNIGGKLLLLIQKIPKDNKLKTLKVMDCSLTSEDGESLAQHLYKIHSLEVLDLSINKKIGYSLESVAQELQHVSGLKVLNLNRCGLKLDGFKCLASALQHLLELRELDLSCNKEIGGGFKYLAAHLAELRNLEVLNLHQCCITEEDMTVLTHVIPLLSSLQDLDLSLNKSIGKSSDHLLSRLRFLPKLKSVFLSNCSLKHDSFASLADAALHLPELEILDLSWNKCVGGNLKLILKALNLGAEIKVLRLSSCSLVDEDLGGLGLVIQAGHLAQLQELDLSYNNQISDQGWTMFYQDIVGLEQLSELDVSRRPSSRGNCGQWLGKLLAALLKLPQFTELGLQGWVLSEVQQKQLEHFNRDNERNVRFDVWYGA from the exons ATGGTGTATTTACCCAACATTACCCGTCTTTCAACCAGTGTACTATGTACACACTCCTTCATCGATCCATCACCTCTTGGTTGGTCTGCACTGAAATCTCTCCAACACTTTGGTGTGTTCCTTGACTTTCTGGCACTTCATCTCATGGGTGTGCAGTGCAAAA GCGCAAAGTGGACAAGCACAGAAAAGGCTGCAGATGGCTTTTTTCAGAGATCCCCATTCAACTTCTTTAGAAGTCAGATCCAGAAGAAAAAACCCTCTGCAGAGAAAGGGGGATGTGAACAGTACCAGGGCTCAGACCATGAAGAATCCAAAGAGGAAAGTGGAAAAGAAAGCAGAGGACACAAAATGAATGATTCCTGCTTAGAAACTCAAATGGTGGAGCAGATTTTCCCTGCACCAG ACTCAATGCTGTGTCCGCAAAgagtccagaatttcctggggaAATTGGGCAAACAGGCCTCTAGCAAGGTTTTGGACTTAAATAATTGTGCATTAAGTACAACAGATATAATGGAGCTGG TTGCCATAATATATTTGCTGCCAGGCCTGGAAGAGATTGATCTTTCCTGGAATGATTTAATAGGAGGGACATTAAAGTCTCTTACCCTTCCGTTCAAATGTCTGCAAGAGCTGAAAGTCCTCCGACTGAAGAACTGCAGACTCACAGCCATGGATCTTTCGTTTTTAG GGGAAGCGCTTGAAGTAATTCCTCACCTTGAAACACTAGATTTATCATGGAATACCAACATTGGTGGGAAGCTTTTACTTCTAATCCAAAAAATCCCCAAAGACAATAAACTCAAAACACTAAAAGTGATGGATTGCAGTCTAACTTCTGAAGATGGTGAATCACTAG CTCAGCATCTCTACAAAATCCACAGCCTTGAAGTACTGGATCTGTCAATTAACAAAAAGATAGGATATAGCCTGGAGAGTGTTGCCCAGGAATTACAGCATGTCTCAGGACTGAAAGTACTTAATCTGAACAGGTGTGGGTTAAAACTAGATGGATTCAAGTGTTTAG CTAGTGCCTTGCAGCACCTGCTGGAACTAAGAGAATTAGATCTGTCATGTAATAAAGAGATTGGAGGAGGTTTCAAGTACTTAGCAGCTCATTTGGCCGAGCTAAGGAACCTAGAAGTCCTGAATCTTCATCAGTGTTGTATTACAGAAGAGGACATGACTGTTTTAA CCCATGTAATCCCCCTTTTGTCGAGTCTTCAGGACCTGGATTTATCATTAAATAAAAGTATTGGGAAGTCTTCCGACCACCTTCTTAGCAGACTCCGTTTTTTACCAAAACTGAAATCGGTGTTTCTCAGCAATTGTTCTTTAAAGCATGATTCATTTGCATCTTTAG CTGATGCTGCCCTTCACCTTCCTGAACTGGAGATATTAGACCTTTCTTGGAATAAATGCGTTGGCGGGAACCTAAAGCTGATTTTGAAAGCGCTAAACCTTGGAGCTGAGATCAAAGTGTTAAGACTAAGCAGCTGCAGCTTGGTGGATGAGGACCTGGGTGGCCTTG GCCTGGTCATCCAAGCTGGGCATCTGGCTCAACTACAAGAACTGGACCTTAGTTATAACAACCAGATCTCTGACCAAGGATGGACAATGTTCTATCAAGACATAGTTGGCCTTGAGCAGCTTTCTGAACTGGATGTCAGCCGTCGCCCGTCGTCACGTGGCAACTGTGGCCAATGGTTGGGCAAACTTTTGGCAGCACTGCTGAAGCTGCCCCAGTTCACGGAGCTCGGGCTGCAAGGCTGGGTTCTTTCCGAAGTTCAGCAAAAGCAACTGGAACATTTTAATCGGGACAATGAACGAAATGTTCGCTTTGATGTTTGGTATGGAGCATGA
- the LRRC31 gene encoding leucine-rich repeat-containing protein 31 isoform X2 codes for MGVQCKSAKWTSTEKAADGFFQRSPFNFFRSQIQKKKPSAEKGGCEQYQGSDHEESKEESGKESRGHKMNDSCLETQMVEQIFPAPDSMLCPQRVQNFLGKLGKQASSKVLDLNNCALSTTDIMELVAIIYLLPGLEEIDLSWNDLIGGTLKSLTLPFKCLQELKVLRLKNCRLTAMDLSFLGEALEVIPHLETLDLSWNTNIGGKLLLLIQKIPKDNKLKTLKVMDCSLTSEDGESLAQHLYKIHSLEVLDLSINKKIGYSLESVAQELQHVSGLKVLNLNRCGLKLDGFKCLASALQHLLELRELDLSCNKEIGGGFKYLAAHLAELRNLEVLNLHQCCITEEDMTVLTHVIPLLSSLQDLDLSLNKSIGKSSDHLLSRLRFLPKLKSVFLSNCSLKHDSFASLADAALHLPELEILDLSWNKCVGGNLKLILKALNLGAEIKVLRLSSCSLVDEDLGGLGLVIQAGHLAQLQELDLSYNNQISDQGWTMFYQDIVGLEQLSELDVSRRPSSRGNCGQWLGKLLAALLKLPQFTELGLQGWVLSEVQQKQLEHFNRDNERNVRFDVWYGA; via the exons ATGGGTGTGCAGTGCAAAA GCGCAAAGTGGACAAGCACAGAAAAGGCTGCAGATGGCTTTTTTCAGAGATCCCCATTCAACTTCTTTAGAAGTCAGATCCAGAAGAAAAAACCCTCTGCAGAGAAAGGGGGATGTGAACAGTACCAGGGCTCAGACCATGAAGAATCCAAAGAGGAAAGTGGAAAAGAAAGCAGAGGACACAAAATGAATGATTCCTGCTTAGAAACTCAAATGGTGGAGCAGATTTTCCCTGCACCAG ACTCAATGCTGTGTCCGCAAAgagtccagaatttcctggggaAATTGGGCAAACAGGCCTCTAGCAAGGTTTTGGACTTAAATAATTGTGCATTAAGTACAACAGATATAATGGAGCTGG TTGCCATAATATATTTGCTGCCAGGCCTGGAAGAGATTGATCTTTCCTGGAATGATTTAATAGGAGGGACATTAAAGTCTCTTACCCTTCCGTTCAAATGTCTGCAAGAGCTGAAAGTCCTCCGACTGAAGAACTGCAGACTCACAGCCATGGATCTTTCGTTTTTAG GGGAAGCGCTTGAAGTAATTCCTCACCTTGAAACACTAGATTTATCATGGAATACCAACATTGGTGGGAAGCTTTTACTTCTAATCCAAAAAATCCCCAAAGACAATAAACTCAAAACACTAAAAGTGATGGATTGCAGTCTAACTTCTGAAGATGGTGAATCACTAG CTCAGCATCTCTACAAAATCCACAGCCTTGAAGTACTGGATCTGTCAATTAACAAAAAGATAGGATATAGCCTGGAGAGTGTTGCCCAGGAATTACAGCATGTCTCAGGACTGAAAGTACTTAATCTGAACAGGTGTGGGTTAAAACTAGATGGATTCAAGTGTTTAG CTAGTGCCTTGCAGCACCTGCTGGAACTAAGAGAATTAGATCTGTCATGTAATAAAGAGATTGGAGGAGGTTTCAAGTACTTAGCAGCTCATTTGGCCGAGCTAAGGAACCTAGAAGTCCTGAATCTTCATCAGTGTTGTATTACAGAAGAGGACATGACTGTTTTAA CCCATGTAATCCCCCTTTTGTCGAGTCTTCAGGACCTGGATTTATCATTAAATAAAAGTATTGGGAAGTCTTCCGACCACCTTCTTAGCAGACTCCGTTTTTTACCAAAACTGAAATCGGTGTTTCTCAGCAATTGTTCTTTAAAGCATGATTCATTTGCATCTTTAG CTGATGCTGCCCTTCACCTTCCTGAACTGGAGATATTAGACCTTTCTTGGAATAAATGCGTTGGCGGGAACCTAAAGCTGATTTTGAAAGCGCTAAACCTTGGAGCTGAGATCAAAGTGTTAAGACTAAGCAGCTGCAGCTTGGTGGATGAGGACCTGGGTGGCCTTG GCCTGGTCATCCAAGCTGGGCATCTGGCTCAACTACAAGAACTGGACCTTAGTTATAACAACCAGATCTCTGACCAAGGATGGACAATGTTCTATCAAGACATAGTTGGCCTTGAGCAGCTTTCTGAACTGGATGTCAGCCGTCGCCCGTCGTCACGTGGCAACTGTGGCCAATGGTTGGGCAAACTTTTGGCAGCACTGCTGAAGCTGCCCCAGTTCACGGAGCTCGGGCTGCAAGGCTGGGTTCTTTCCGAAGTTCAGCAAAAGCAACTGGAACATTTTAATCGGGACAATGAACGAAATGTTCGCTTTGATGTTTGGTATGGAGCATGA
- the LRRC31 gene encoding leucine-rich repeat-containing protein 31 isoform X4 has translation MVYLPNITRLSTSVLCTHSFIDPSPLGWSALKSLQHFGVFLDFLALHLMGVQCKSAKWTSTEKAADGFFQRSPFNFFRSQIQKKKPSAEKGGCEQYQGSDHEESKEESGKESRGHKMNDSCLETQMVEQIFPAPDSMLCPQRVQNFLGKLGKQASSKVLDLNNCALSTTDIMELGEALEVIPHLETLDLSWNTNIGGKLLLLIQKIPKDNKLKTLKVMDCSLTSEDGESLAQHLYKIHSLEVLDLSINKKIGYSLESVAQELQHVSGLKVLNLNRCGLKLDGFKCLASALQHLLELRELDLSCNKEIGGGFKYLAAHLAELRNLEVLNLHQCCITEEDMTVLTHVIPLLSSLQDLDLSLNKSIGKSSDHLLSRLRFLPKLKSVFLSNCSLKHDSFASLADAALHLPELEILDLSWNKCVGGNLKLILKALNLGAEIKVLRLSSCSLVDEDLGGLGLVIQAGHLAQLQELDLSYNNQISDQGWTMFYQDIVGLEQLSELDVSRRPSSRGNCGQWLGKLLAALLKLPQFTELGLQGWVLSEVQQKQLEHFNRDNERNVRFDVWYGA, from the exons ATGGTGTATTTACCCAACATTACCCGTCTTTCAACCAGTGTACTATGTACACACTCCTTCATCGATCCATCACCTCTTGGTTGGTCTGCACTGAAATCTCTCCAACACTTTGGTGTGTTCCTTGACTTTCTGGCACTTCATCTCATGGGTGTGCAGTGCAAAA GCGCAAAGTGGACAAGCACAGAAAAGGCTGCAGATGGCTTTTTTCAGAGATCCCCATTCAACTTCTTTAGAAGTCAGATCCAGAAGAAAAAACCCTCTGCAGAGAAAGGGGGATGTGAACAGTACCAGGGCTCAGACCATGAAGAATCCAAAGAGGAAAGTGGAAAAGAAAGCAGAGGACACAAAATGAATGATTCCTGCTTAGAAACTCAAATGGTGGAGCAGATTTTCCCTGCACCAG ACTCAATGCTGTGTCCGCAAAgagtccagaatttcctggggaAATTGGGCAAACAGGCCTCTAGCAAGGTTTTGGACTTAAATAATTGTGCATTAAGTACAACAGATATAATGGAGCTGG GGGAAGCGCTTGAAGTAATTCCTCACCTTGAAACACTAGATTTATCATGGAATACCAACATTGGTGGGAAGCTTTTACTTCTAATCCAAAAAATCCCCAAAGACAATAAACTCAAAACACTAAAAGTGATGGATTGCAGTCTAACTTCTGAAGATGGTGAATCACTAG CTCAGCATCTCTACAAAATCCACAGCCTTGAAGTACTGGATCTGTCAATTAACAAAAAGATAGGATATAGCCTGGAGAGTGTTGCCCAGGAATTACAGCATGTCTCAGGACTGAAAGTACTTAATCTGAACAGGTGTGGGTTAAAACTAGATGGATTCAAGTGTTTAG CTAGTGCCTTGCAGCACCTGCTGGAACTAAGAGAATTAGATCTGTCATGTAATAAAGAGATTGGAGGAGGTTTCAAGTACTTAGCAGCTCATTTGGCCGAGCTAAGGAACCTAGAAGTCCTGAATCTTCATCAGTGTTGTATTACAGAAGAGGACATGACTGTTTTAA CCCATGTAATCCCCCTTTTGTCGAGTCTTCAGGACCTGGATTTATCATTAAATAAAAGTATTGGGAAGTCTTCCGACCACCTTCTTAGCAGACTCCGTTTTTTACCAAAACTGAAATCGGTGTTTCTCAGCAATTGTTCTTTAAAGCATGATTCATTTGCATCTTTAG CTGATGCTGCCCTTCACCTTCCTGAACTGGAGATATTAGACCTTTCTTGGAATAAATGCGTTGGCGGGAACCTAAAGCTGATTTTGAAAGCGCTAAACCTTGGAGCTGAGATCAAAGTGTTAAGACTAAGCAGCTGCAGCTTGGTGGATGAGGACCTGGGTGGCCTTG GCCTGGTCATCCAAGCTGGGCATCTGGCTCAACTACAAGAACTGGACCTTAGTTATAACAACCAGATCTCTGACCAAGGATGGACAATGTTCTATCAAGACATAGTTGGCCTTGAGCAGCTTTCTGAACTGGATGTCAGCCGTCGCCCGTCGTCACGTGGCAACTGTGGCCAATGGTTGGGCAAACTTTTGGCAGCACTGCTGAAGCTGCCCCAGTTCACGGAGCTCGGGCTGCAAGGCTGGGTTCTTTCCGAAGTTCAGCAAAAGCAACTGGAACATTTTAATCGGGACAATGAACGAAATGTTCGCTTTGATGTTTGGTATGGAGCATGA